GCTGGCGCATCTCGGGCAAACGTGCCAACAGGGCAAACTTGAGCTTCTGTTCGCGCAGCGGAACGGCTGGCGCGCCGAGCATGTGCGCGCCGTCGGGCACGTCGTTCGACACGCCCGCCTTGGCGCCGAGCACCGCCCCGGCGCCAATATGTACGTGGTCGCGAACTCCCACCTGTCCGGCCATCACAACGCCGTCGCCCGTGGTCGTGCTGCCGGCGATGCCGACCTGCGAACAGATCAGGTTGTGCCGACCGATGCGGCAATTGTGGGCGATCATCACCTGGTTATCGATTTTCGACCCGTCGCCGATGACGGTCGCCGCATACGTGCCACGGTCGATCGTCGAACAGGCCCCGATTTCGACATCCGAGCCCACTTCGACGAACCCCAACTGTGCCGAACGCTGGTGCTGCCCCGAGACCAACTTGTAGCCGAAGCCATACGCTCCGAGCACGGTTCCAGCATGGATCACAGAGCGATCGCCGACGATCGTATTTTCGTAAAGGACGGCGTTGGGATAAATCGTAACGCCGCGCCCCAGCACGCAGCCGGACAGCAGGCGCGCACCGGAGTGGACTGTCGAGTGGGCGCCAATCTCAACTTGGTCGCCGATCGTCGCTCCGGGATGCACATCGACGTCATCCCCGAGCCGCGCCGTCGGACTGACCGTGGCGCCCGGGCTAATCCCAATTCGGACCATTTGCCGGACGGGACGAAAGTGCGTCACGATCGCGGCGAATGCCGCATGCACGTCGTCCACTTGGATCGCCGGCAAATCATCGGGCAAATAACCGCTGGGCACGACCAAGGCGCTCGCGCGGCAGTGCGCCAGCCGATGGGTTTTGTCCGGCGAATCGAGCAGACTGATGTCGCCCGGCTCAGCAATGTCGAGCGTGGCGGCTCCGTCGATCAGCAGCTCGCCATCCGCCGTTCGCGCCAACCGGCCAGCGATCAATTCCGCTAGCATTGCAAGACGGCTGGCCATGATCGTGTCCTTTCTCGGCCGCAATGGCGCCCCGGCCCAAAGCGCAACGCCTCGCGCGGGATTTTCCTTCCTTGGAGCCGCGAAATGTTAACCGGCCGCGGCAATGCGGGCAAGAGAGATTGTGCGGGGAAAAGCGGCGATCATCACAATCGATCTGGCAATTCAGCGAGCGACGTGATCAATACGTCCGGAGGAGCCTGCGATCGAATGCCGCCTGCCCGATCGAGCAGGATTGCATGCCAGCCGGCGGCCTTGGCCCCGCGGTAATCGTTTTCCGGGTCGTCACCAACGGAAACGAGCGCGGCGGGGTCGAGGCCGAGTTCGCGCTCGACGGCCTGAAAGAAGTCGCCCGCCGGCTTGCGAAAACCGATCCGCGCCGACATGAACAATCGCGCCGCATGACGCAGAGGGACGATCCCTCGGGCGATC
The nucleotide sequence above comes from Pirellulales bacterium. Encoded proteins:
- the lpxD gene encoding UDP-3-O-(3-hydroxymyristoyl)glucosamine N-acyltransferase translates to MASRLAMLAELIAGRLARTADGELLIDGAATLDIAEPGDISLLDSPDKTHRLAHCRASALVVPSGYLPDDLPAIQVDDVHAAFAAIVTHFRPVRQMVRIGISPGATVSPTARLGDDVDVHPGATIGDQVEIGAHSTVHSGARLLSGCVLGRGVTIYPNAVLYENTIVGDRSVIHAGTVLGAYGFGYKLVSGQHQRSAQLGFVEVGSDVEIGACSTIDRGTYAATVIGDGSKIDNQVMIAHNCRIGRHNLICSQVGIAGSTTTGDGVVMAGQVGVRDHVHIGAGAVLGAKAGVSNDVPDGAHMLGAPAVPLREQKLKFALLARLPEMRQQLKQLQRQMDALLAEREVDHDRKDQAA